The nucleotide window ATAGTGATGTAGCCGTTGTCGCCACCGGACGGAGTGACTATCCTAACCAAATTAACAATGTTTTGGCCTTTCCCGGTTTATTTCGAGGGGCATTAGATTGTCGTGCTAAAGTATTAACCGATAATATGTATCTGGAAGCAGCTAAGGCAATTGCTTCTTTAATTACCCCTCCTAGCTTGGCGCGGGATAATATTGTCCCTTCTGTCTTTGATTCTAGGGTAGCGACTGCGGTAGCCTCTGCCGTTCAGTTTGCCGCTCGTAAAGACGGGGTAGCCAGACAGTAAACTTAAATCAGTCGGCGAGGAGGGAAACCACAGACCAGGAGAAACTTATCTATAATTAACGATGATGGACGATATTCCTGAAGCAGTACGCAATACCCCAAGGATTAAACCAACTTATCCGCGATCGCTTATTTGGGTTGTGGGTGGAATATTAATTATCGGTATTGCGAGCTTAATTAGTATTACATGGTTCTTTCGTTCTTCTCCTAAGTCTTCTGTTGAGTCTTCCCCCTCTGCGACTCCTGCTGAAGCGACTCCTCAACCTAGTCCCACTCTCGAAAATATTTTAGGTCATTTACCTTATTCTGAAGCACCCGCCTCAGAGTTAAAAGCCATCACTTCCGATGGGAGAATTCGTCTGCGTCGAGGAGCAGCAGAGAAATTTCAAGAAATGCAAGCCGCCGCCAGAAAAGAGGGGATAATTTTAACGGCTATTTCTGGGTTTCGCTCAGTTCAAGATCAACAATATTTATTTTTTAAAGTTAAAGAGCAACGTAACCAAGAAACTAAAGAACGAGCCGAAGTCAGTGCCCCTCCAGGCTATAGTGAACATCATACCGGTTATGCTGTTGATATTGGAGACGGCAAAGTCCCGGCAACTAACCTAAAAACCAGTTTTGAAAATACAGCCGCTTTTCGGTGGTTGCAAAATAATGCCGCCCGATATAGCTTTGAATTATCCTTTCCTCCCAATAACCCCCAAGGGATTAGTTATGAACCTTGGCATTGGCGCTATGTTGGAGATAGTAAAAGTTTAGAAACTTTCTACAAAGCACAGCAACTTAAAAATAATTGATAATGGATAATGGATAATGGACAATTAATAATAACTAATGACTAATTGAGCAATGAACAATGAACCATGAACAAATCAGCAATAATCAAAGAGAATGGTGGGTACAGCGCTGGTTAGAATTATTAGATTCTTACCGGTTTAAAAAGCGCTTAGAAAGAGGGCGTAACTATGCCAGAGAAGGAAACGTCTTAAGTATTGACTTTGAAGGGGCACAGGTATTAGCAAAAGTCCAAGGAAGTGAACCCGATCCTTATCAAGTTTCTCTGTCTATCGCTCCCTTTACAGATGAAGATTGGAATTATGTGATTGATACCCTCTCCGAAAAAGCGATTTTTTCAGCCCAATTATTAGCCGGACAAATGCCTGAAACTATCGAGCAAGTTTTTATTAGTAATGGGTTAAATTTATTTCCCTTTACCTTATCGGATGTTCATTCTCGGTGTAGTTGTCCGGATAAAGCAAACCCCTGTAAACATATTGCTGCGGTATATTATCAATTAGGCGATCGCTTTAGTGAAGATCCCTTTGTTATGTTTCAATTGCGGGGACGGAGTAAAGAAAATATCTTAGACGCTTTGCGACAACGACGCAAAAAAGACCCCTTAAATCAACCCACGCAACCAGTAGAAAAAGAAGAAACAACAAGCAAAACGACCACGAATAAAACGAAGAAAAAATCCTCAAAAGAAGCAGAAAAAACCGCTATTAATCTGGATGAATTTTGGAAATATGAAGAACCGTTAGACTCTTCTTTAACCGTCATTGTTCCGCCTAAAGACCAAAAAACCCTTTTAGATGTATTAGGAAGAATACCCCTAGCTTATGCAGAAGCAGAAGCAGTTGAACAATATTTAGAACAAGTTTATCAAGTAGCGAGTCAACAAGCCATGATTACCGCTTTAGGACGTGATGAATAACTGGTAGGGTGGGCATTGCCCACCAAAACCCTATAATTAAGTAATAAATATGTATTTTATCTATTATAGATAAATTGGCTACCGAACCGGTTTTAGCTGTTCATTCCTCATCTGCTCCAGAAGATCTTGCTGATTTGATTGCTAGAATATAGGAAACAATTGATTGATATTTTATTTAGATTGAGTAGAAATGACAAAAACAGCAAATAATGCTGCCACACCAAATAAAATCACAGAACCAACAACAATAGTAGGATTAATAAAGCGAAAGGGTTTATATAAATAATCCGTTCGGTTAAGAGAGTTAACCTGCATCAAAAACTGAATAACTGCTAACCCTAACAGAAAAATTCCTAGGGCAATTACACTTAAGCCAATTATACGAGCTAATTCTAGATTAATTGATAAATATTTGTTGAGATAAGATTGACTAATAGCATTAAAAATCCGCTCAAAACCAATGCCAAAAGTAATTAAAACTAAACAATTTCCAATCCAGCTTGTTAAGGTGCGTTCAGCAGCAAGGCGATTGCGTTCTTTGGCTAATTCATTAGTATCTCCAGTCGGTTTGTTAGAAGAAGACATAAGCAATTCCCTTAAGTAAAAAAGTAAGCTTTCATTAAAATCCCCATAAAAGCAAAAACACCAATAGCAATTAAAGCAATGGCAACAGTTAACCCCAAAGAACGACGAGGAATATATAAATAATGCTCATCCCGTTGAATATGTTTTAATTCTTGATGATGTTCTATAGCAGCATGAATCATCGCATAAGTCCCTAAAGCAATAAAAGCAAGACCTAAAATCCGAGAAAAACGCACAGGATTAATAGTTTGGCCTACATCTATACTTCGGATAGCGCTGACAACACTATCAATCCCAAAACCAAAACCAATTAAAGACAAACAAGTACGAATCCAAGCCATTAAAGTCCTCTCAGCAGCAGCCCGGTTTCGTTCTTTAGCTAATTCTGCTTGCATATTAGGGGGTTGACGAGAAGGCAAAGGATCATTCATATTAGTTGTTAGTTGTTAGTTGTTGGTTGTTAATAGAAACAGATTGAGTGATTTTTCGCTTCATCCAAATAGAGTAGGGAAACCCTGCTATAATACCTATAATTAAAATGCCAATAATTACAGGAACAACAGAAGCTTGTTCATTAAGAAGGGCAATAAAAATAGCTAATCCAGCATTACGGGCAATAGTTGTAACTGCCATACCAGACTGAATATCAGCCTCATAACCAATACCCAAAAGATGACCAATGGCTAACCCTAGCCCTGTTAAAAGAATTGAAAATAAAATAGGAACTCCTCCTAAAAGAGGAATTGTATTAACCCCAATTAACAGTAAAAGAATAGACAAAACGAAAAATAAAGTATTAGAAATTATTCTTAAAAAACTGCTGATTTCCTCCGCCGAATTTGACCAAATCGTTCGGATAGCTAACCCAATACTTAAGGGTAAAAATTGCACTAATCCGACTTGATAGGCTACTTTTAAAAAATTTACATCGGTAGGATCATAGGGCAACAAAACACTAAAAAATTTGAGAGTAAAAGGAGTAAATCCAATAGCCAAAAGTGCTAAAGTTACTTGAAGATTGATTATATATTCTCTACGCGATCCGGCCATAGCTGCCCGTTTCGTCAACAATGCAGGGCCAGGACAAGCGACTAATAAAACTATAGCGATCGCCAAATTTTCTGGTAATTTAAAAGTCAGTAAAATTAATCCTACCACAATAGGAGGAATCACAATCACCGCTAATAAAGAACGTAATAAAAGTAGAGGTTGCTGCCAGAAATTAAGGAGTTTTTCTAGGGAGATTTCGACTCCTAACGTAAGGATAATAGAAAATACGGTTAGAGAAGCGAGATTTTGAATAACTTGACTATCTAAACTAAAAATTTCCATCAGATTTATATCCTGGGTAATGATAGGAATATAACTGGCTAATCCAATAAATACTAATACAATAGCTACTGTAATTCCTAAAGACCAATTAGAGGTATATTTAAAATCTTCTTGTTCTAAATTGTTTAAAGTACGCCAGTGAACGACAATGGCAAAAGCAAGAGCAAATACGCCTAAAGTAATTAAACTTAATCCTAAGACTCTTTCTTCATTAATCTCATTCACTGAAGTTTCTATATTAGCGCGTTTTAAATAATGAAAAAAGCGATCAATTCCAAATCCAAAAGTAATCATTGATAAAGAGGTACGAATCCAGGCCATTAGGGTTCTTTCTGCGGCCATACGATTACGATCTTTAGCTAAATCATTGCGCTGTGTCGCTAAATCTGTACGAATTACGGCTAACTCAGTATTACTTAAATTGGTCAATGAGGATGGATTGTGATCATTCATATTTTTATCATAAAATTAATTACTCATTCTTAAAATGCCTTGTAAAACAAGCACTTCAATTTCAAGTCCTGATAGAATAAATTCAATTCCTAAAGCAAGTTGCATTACTCCTAAGATAAATCCTAAAATTAGTAAAGTAACAGGCTTGATAAAAGATAAGATAGGATGGGCAGCTAGCATACAAATTAAATTTAATCCCATCACTAATAATAATAAAGCCAAAGTGATAACAGAACTGATGCCTAACTGAGGAGACATTACCATAAATGTTAATGCGATCGCAATTCCAAAGGGAGGTAAAATCGTCGGAAAAACCAGAGGATTAATCGCTAAATCTAGAGAAGGGTTTTCTGGAGATTCTGCTTTAGGACTAAGGTTATATTGAGACATGACAATTTTTAAAGCTACCAAAAATAGTAAAATTCCTCCTGTTATCATTAAAGCCGGTAAACGAATTTGCCAAACTTTAAGAATATTCTGACCGATAATAGCCACGAATACAATAACAATAGTCGAAATTGTAGCACTGATAAAAGCTAATTGACAACGGAAATTTTTATCGGCTTTTTGGGTGAGTCGTACAAAGGTGGGAATGATTTTAATCGGACCCAAAGTAACAAAGAAAATAATAAACAAATTAAAAGCACTAATTTGTGAGTTAGTCCGATTGGCAAGGATTTCATCAGCAATTCTTTGTTTGGGTATAGGCTCGATTTGAGGGCTAAAAGGAGACTGAGCGATTAATTTAAACTTACATTCAAATTCATTACAATTAATAATTTTATGCTCTGAAAAATCGTTTTTTTCTGTGGAAGTAAAAGCTAATGCTGACGATATATTATTTATCCAAACTATTCCTAATAATATTAAAAAAAATAGGAACAATTTAGTTGTTCTTGTCAAGAAATTAATAGTCATAAACGACTCTCTTTTATTTCAAGAATAAAAAAAAAGGGGTTCAAGTTATGTCATAAATTCTGGGAGTAGAGACGCTCGTTCAAACATCTCTACAGATGAGCTATTTTTACTTCAAATCAACCGTGACTTTAATCTTGGAGAATTTTAACGAAAGAACCGGCACTTTTGGGAATTTCCCCACTATAACCCGGAAATCCGGTTCCGAGTTCTGTAATAATATTTTTAAGAAATGGGATGAGTTTTGAAAAAAAATAGGTTAGCTACTGGGGGGGGTTTGTAACAGTTCTAAAACCTGATCGATGGTAAAACTAGCCGATTTCTGACGGGGCGGATACTCTTTAAAAGTGTTTAGAAAAGCAGCCACAAAATCTTGAGCAGGTAACAACAAATAAACATGATCGAGATACCAGTCCCAATAAGTATTTGAAGTAAGAGTTGCTCGTTCGTAGGGGTCAGTCCGGAGGTTATAAAGCCAAGCAATACGAGTTTTGACAAAAGGTTCACCCCAGAGGGCTAAAGTTCCTTCCTTCCGTTGTTGAGCAAAATGGAGTTTCCAGTTATCGTAACGCAGAGCGAGTAAATCCCCATCATCAGAAAAGTAGAAATATTCTCGCCGAGGACTTTCGCTGGTTTCACCGGTTAGATAGGGTAAAAAGTTGTAACCATCCAAGTGTACTTTATAAGATCTACGTCCGGCTCGGTATCCTTTAAGTAATTTTTCCTTAATATCAGGATCACCGGCGGCAGCAACTAAAGTGGGCATCCAATCCAGATTAGATATAATCTCATTGGATACAGTCCCCGGCGCAATATGACCTGGCCAGCGTACCATACAGGGAACTCGGAAAGCACCTTCCCAACCCGTATCTTTTTCCCCTCGGAAGGGAGTCATGGCAGCATCAGGCCAAGTGTTCATGTGGGGGCCGTTATCTGTCCCATAAATAACGATAGTATTTTCGCCCAGTCCAGTTTCATCTAAAGCATCTAAAATTTGACCCACATTTTTGTCATGGTCAATCATAGTGTCATGATAAGGAGACTGCCAACGTCCGGCTTGTCCTAAACTTTCGGGTTTAGTATGAGTACGAAAGTGCATATGGGTGAAGTTCGTCCACATAAAGAAGGGTTCACCGGCTGCGGCTTGTTTTTTGATATATTCAACAGAACGGTTAGCAATGTCATCATCAATGGTTTCCATCCGTTTTTTAGTTAAAGGCCCTGTATCTTCAATAGTTCCACCGGCAAAACTGTGAATGACTCCACGAGGCCCATACTTTTTACGAAAATTGGGAAATTCGTCGGGTTTAGGATAGTCAGGCAGTTCCGGTTCTTCCTCTGCATTTAAATGATATAAATTCCCGTAAAACTCATCAAATCCATGATTAGTGGGTAAAAACTCGTCTTTATCTCCCAGGTGATTTTTACCGAATTGGGCTGTAGCATAGCCTAATGGTTTAAGCATTTCGGCAATAGTGGGATCTTCCTCCTGTAAGCCGATATCAGCGCCAGGAAGCCCTACTTTACTTAACCCTGTCCGAAATACGCTTTGTCCAGTAATAAAAGAGGAACGCCCGGCGGTACAACTTTGTTCCGCGTAATAATCGGTAAAAAGCATCCCTTCAGAGGCAATCCGGTCAATATTGGGGGTTTTAAAGCCCATCATTCCTTTAGTAAAGATACTCAGATCGCTTTGACCAATATCATCCCCCCAAATGACAACAATATTCGGTTTCTTAGGGGGTGTGGGTGCAGCCTTAAGGGGTGCATTATTGATTTGTGCTAAAGCTATATTGCTAAAGAAGAAGCCTTCAACAAGGAAAAAGGTAATAGTTAAAGCGATCGCCCATAGACTTTGTGCTATCTGTCTGTGCGATCGCCGACGATTAGCATATTTAATCATTAAAAAATCCTACAGCATTTTTCTTGAATAAACTTTATCAAAAAAATACTTTATTTTAGGTTAATTTTTATTTAAATTCTTTTTTTGCCCCAATTTACTATACTCTCATAAAAGGCAATTTTTGGCAAATTACTTAAGTTGAATTTTTGTAGGGTGGGCAGTGCCCACCTATCATTTAATTATGCTTACCTACTCATCATTAAATTCATTTTATGTATAGCAATTAATAATATATTTATTTTAAATATTTAAAATAAAAAACAGTTTTCCAATCATTTTTAATACTAACAACTGTCCAACCGTTTTTAAGAGCAGCATTTAAGGAAGCATTATCCGGTTCTTGGTAAGCAAATTCCCGCTTACTATCATCATGATTAATAATCAGTTGTAAAGAGGGTTTGGCTTGAGCTTGAGAATAGGAAAGCATAGCAATATCTCCTCCTGAGCGGACATTACCCATAGCAAATATAGGACGTTTACCAATATATAAGTCAATGCCAACAGGTTTACCCTCTTTGTCGTTAATTCGATCGATCTCTGCCCGCCGCCAAATAAAATTTTTCCCGTTTTCCTCCCGATATTCTTTCTTAAGTGTGCTACCAATAACCTGCTGTGGCGGTACTCCATAAAGTTGTTCAGAAACTAAACGAATAAAATCAATGCCACCACCAGAACAAATCCAAGTTTGAAACCCGTTTGCTCGTAGGTA belongs to Gloeothece citriformis PCC 7424 and includes:
- a CDS encoding SWIM zinc finger family protein gives rise to the protein MNHEQISNNQREWWVQRWLELLDSYRFKKRLERGRNYAREGNVLSIDFEGAQVLAKVQGSEPDPYQVSLSIAPFTDEDWNYVIDTLSEKAIFSAQLLAGQMPETIEQVFISNGLNLFPFTLSDVHSRCSCPDKANPCKHIAAVYYQLGDRFSEDPFVMFQLRGRSKENILDALRQRRKKDPLNQPTQPVEKEETTSKTTTNKTKKKSSKEAEKTAINLDEFWKYEEPLDSSLTVIVPPKDQKTLLDVLGRIPLAYAEAEAVEQYLEQVYQVASQQAMITALGRDE
- a CDS encoding YidH family protein, whose amino-acid sequence is MNDPLPSRQPPNMQAELAKERNRAAAERTLMAWIRTCLSLIGFGFGIDSVVSAIRSIDVGQTINPVRFSRILGLAFIALGTYAMIHAAIEHHQELKHIQRDEHYLYIPRRSLGLTVAIALIAIGVFAFMGILMKAYFFT
- a CDS encoding M15 family metallopeptidase; the protein is MDDIPEAVRNTPRIKPTYPRSLIWVVGGILIIGIASLISITWFFRSSPKSSVESSPSATPAEATPQPSPTLENILGHLPYSEAPASELKAITSDGRIRLRRGAAEKFQEMQAAARKEGIILTAISGFRSVQDQQYLFFKVKEQRNQETKERAEVSAPPGYSEHHTGYAVDIGDGKVPATNLKTSFENTAAFRWLQNNAARYSFELSFPPNNPQGISYEPWHWRYVGDSKSLETFYKAQQLKNN
- a CDS encoding MarC family protein, whose product is MTINFLTRTTKLFLFFLILLGIVWINNISSALAFTSTEKNDFSEHKIINCNEFECKFKLIAQSPFSPQIEPIPKQRIADEILANRTNSQISAFNLFIIFFVTLGPIKIIPTFVRLTQKADKNFRCQLAFISATISTIVIVFVAIIGQNILKVWQIRLPALMITGGILLFLVALKIVMSQYNLSPKAESPENPSLDLAINPLVFPTILPPFGIAIALTFMVMSPQLGISSVITLALLLLVMGLNLICMLAAHPILSFIKPVTLLILGFILGVMQLALGIEFILSGLEIEVLVLQGILRMSN
- a CDS encoding YidH family protein; translation: MSSSNKPTGDTNELAKERNRLAAERTLTSWIGNCLVLITFGIGFERIFNAISQSYLNKYLSINLELARIIGLSVIALGIFLLGLAVIQFLMQVNSLNRTDYLYKPFRFINPTIVVGSVILFGVAALFAVFVISTQSK
- a CDS encoding DUF202 domain-containing protein, with protein sequence MNDHNPSSLTNLSNTELAVIRTDLATQRNDLAKDRNRMAAERTLMAWIRTSLSMITFGFGIDRFFHYLKRANIETSVNEINEERVLGLSLITLGVFALAFAIVVHWRTLNNLEQEDFKYTSNWSLGITVAIVLVFIGLASYIPIITQDINLMEIFSLDSQVIQNLASLTVFSIILTLGVEISLEKLLNFWQQPLLLLRSLLAVIVIPPIVVGLILLTFKLPENLAIAIVLLVACPGPALLTKRAAMAGSRREYIINLQVTLALLAIGFTPFTLKFFSVLLPYDPTDVNFLKVAYQVGLVQFLPLSIGLAIRTIWSNSAEEISSFLRIISNTLFFVLSILLLLIGVNTIPLLGGVPILFSILLTGLGLAIGHLLGIGYEADIQSGMAVTTIARNAGLAIFIALLNEQASVVPVIIGILIIGIIAGFPYSIWMKRKITQSVSINNQQLTTNN
- a CDS encoding arylsulfatase — encoded protein: MIKYANRRRSHRQIAQSLWAIALTITFFLVEGFFFSNIALAQINNAPLKAAPTPPKKPNIVVIWGDDIGQSDLSIFTKGMMGFKTPNIDRIASEGMLFTDYYAEQSCTAGRSSFITGQSVFRTGLSKVGLPGADIGLQEEDPTIAEMLKPLGYATAQFGKNHLGDKDEFLPTNHGFDEFYGNLYHLNAEEEPELPDYPKPDEFPNFRKKYGPRGVIHSFAGGTIEDTGPLTKKRMETIDDDIANRSVEYIKKQAAAGEPFFMWTNFTHMHFRTHTKPESLGQAGRWQSPYHDTMIDHDKNVGQILDALDETGLGENTIVIYGTDNGPHMNTWPDAAMTPFRGEKDTGWEGAFRVPCMVRWPGHIAPGTVSNEIISNLDWMPTLVAAAGDPDIKEKLLKGYRAGRRSYKVHLDGYNFLPYLTGETSESPRREYFYFSDDGDLLALRYDNWKLHFAQQRKEGTLALWGEPFVKTRIAWLYNLRTDPYERATLTSNTYWDWYLDHVYLLLPAQDFVAAFLNTFKEYPPRQKSASFTIDQVLELLQTPPSS